The sequence GGCCGGGGAGCAGACACGAGGCGACGAAGATGATCCGCATCGTCCCTGCGGAGATGCCGAAGCGCCGTGCCAGCGCTGCGCACACTCCACCGATCATGCGTCCTTCGCGGGGGCGGGCAAGTGCGGCCATGGTGGGCTCCTTCGTGAACCGTTCCGGGGGAGCGGTGGGTGGCTCCCGATGTATCCATAGTGGCCCGGCGAAGCGGTACGAAACATCGCTCTACGGTGCGATGCCGACCCTGGGAATCGTCGGGGTCGGGCCCCCAGGGGCCTCGTCCCTGAGGCGGGGGGCGTCTCGTACCCCCGGATGTTCGCGGCGGCGCAGCCGGGCCCGGCACACCGGGACGACCAGCAGATGGGCCAGTCCCACCCCGGCGGTGTTCAGCAGCAGCGAGTCGATGTCCACCACCTGTCCGGGCACGGCGGTCTGCGCCAGCTCGATGGCCAGCGAGATCAGGGCACCGGCGGCGACCGTGCGCACCAGCGAGACCCACGGGGAGACGAAGAGCCGCCCCCCGGCCAAGGGCAGCAGCACACCCAGCGGGGCCAGCAGGAGCAGCCCCTCACCGATACGGCGGGCCGCCTCGACCGGGCCGAGAGCCAGATCCGCCCTGATACCGGCCAACGGCTCGAAATTCGCGGCCGTCATCCAGGGCACATCCAGCGGGCGCAGAGTCAGCCACGCGACGAACAGCAGATGCGCGAAGAGGAGAGAGACCCCCGCCGCGCGGAAGCGGATGACGGTCTGGCCGCCCGAACCTTGACGCACGTCCACCAAGACGCCACGACCGGCAGGATCGGTTCCGCGCGACCGCGGGAAGGTGCGTCCGGTGCGACGGCGAGCGGTCCGCGCCCCGATCGCCCCCGACCGCGCCCGTTCGGCCGTACCGGCCCGGGCAGCTCCGACGCGTCCGCTCGGAGCGCTCGGCCGGGGGTGGCTCAGCGCAGTTCGACCGCGCCGAGCGTCGGTACGTCCTGAGGCCGCGCCTTCGTCTCCGTCGTGCACAGATAGCCCCGCGGCGCGTAGTTACCGGGGCCGCCCAGGACGACGGTGCCCGCGGAGACGAGCACGTCGCTCTCCGCGTATGTGCAGACGAGCTGGGCCAGCGCCTCCGCCGACAGGTCCTCGGGCTGCGTACTGAGCCTCAGCGTGCCCCGCGGGTCGCTCCTGTGCCCCCCGGTGACCCGCAGGCTTGTCGGCACCGCGGTGGAGAACCCGGCCCGGCGCTCGTCGGCGGGCGGCGGGGACTGCACCTCGTCCAGCAGGGCCCGCGCGACCAGCAGACGGTCGGACGTCGTCGCGGGGACCGGCACGGTGCGGTCGACCGTCACCAGCTGTGAGGCGCACACCAGATAGACGTCGACCTCGATGCCGTCCAGCGCCTTCGTGGCGGAGTCCGGCGAGGAGAGGCGGCACGGCACCCGCGACGGTGCCGCCCCGGCGTCCACCGGCACCGACGTGGTCCGGATCCCGCAGCCGGAGAGCAGGGCCACCCCGGCCAGGGCGGCGGCCAGCACGACGGCGGGCCGCCGCGGGCCGCCCGTGCGTCCCCCGCGGGGTGCCCGGGACGTGCGCTCGCTGCGCCTCACGTCGCCTCACCCTCCTCGTTGCGGCCTTGCGCGCCGTGTGTGTCGGTTCCGGTCCCGTCGGGCCCGGCGAGCTCCTCGGCGTCGCGCGGCAGTCTGAGGACGAACACGGCGCCGTCACCGTCCGGGGAGTTCGCGGCCGTGATGTCGCCGCCGTGGATATGGGCATTCTCCATGGCGATGGACAGCCCGAGGCCGCTGCCCTCGGAGCGCGGCCGGGAGGCGCTGGCCTTGTAGAACCGGTCGAAGACATGCGGCAGGACGTCCTGCGGGATGCCGGGGCCGTGGTCGCGCACCTCGATGACCAGTTCCTCGCCCTCGGTCCGCACCGCCACCCGCACCGGCGAACCACCGTGCTTGAGCGCGTTGCCGATCAGATTCGCCAGGATCACATCGAGGCGGCGCGGATCGAGCCGCACCATCATGCCGCGCTCCGCGTCCAGATCCACCGCGTCCAGCCAGGCACGGGCGTCGATGCACGCGGTGACCTGGTCGGCGACATCGACCGTGTCCAGGACGAGCCGGGCCGTACCCGCGTCGAAGCGGGTGACCTCCATCAGATTCTCCACCAGGTCGTTCAGCCGCCGGGTCTCGCTCACCACCAGATGCACGGCGGGCGCGATCATCGGGTCGAGGCTGTCGGCCTCGTCCTCCAGCACCTCCGCCACCGCGGTGATCGCGGTCAGCGGGGTCCGCAGCTCATGGGACATGTCGGCGACGAAGCGGCGGCTCGCCTCCTCCCGCGCGGTCATGTCCGCGACCTTCTTCTCCAGCGAGTGCGCGGTCCTGTTGAACGTGTGGGACAGATCGGCCAGCTCATCCGTACCGGAGACCACGAGCCGGGTGTCGAGCTTGCCCTCGCCGAGCTTGCGGGCCGCGTCACCGAGCCGCTGCACGGGGCGCAGCACGGTCGTCGCCGCGGCCTGCGCGAGCAGCGCCGAACCGACCAGCGCCAGACCGGTGGCGATCCCCAGCGACCAGGCCAGCGAGTTCAGATCCTCACGCTCCTGGTCGAGCGACTTCAGCATGTACCCCGTCGGACCGCCGCCGATGATCTTCGTACCGGCCACCAGGTACGGCTTGCCCGCGATCTTCGTACGCTGCCAGAACAGGTGGTACTCAAACTTGTTGCCCGACGTCAGCTGCTGCTTCCGGCTCACCTGCTTCTGCAGCGAGTCCGGCACATTGACCCGGGTGAACGTGTCCAGATCCGAGTAGCCCACGATCGGCTTGCCGCTGTCGCGCTCGTCCACCAGCAGCACGCTGTAGCCCGGACTGCTGCTCGCCATCCGTACGGCGGCGCTCTGCAGGTCGTCCTTGGTGGGCCGCACCGGCAGCGTGGCCGCCGTGCCCTGCATCTGCCGCCGGAAGTCGCCGAGCGCCGTGTCCTGGGTGCGGTTCAGCACCGCCTCGCGGTTCAGCCAGTAGGCGATCCCCGACGCGGAGACCGCGGCGGTCAGTGCGACCAGGGCGAACACGACCACGAGCCGCAGCCGCAGACTGGTCCACCGAAGACCCGCGCGGAGTGAGCGTTTTGCGGATTCACTCACTGAGGCGAGTCCAGCCGGTAGCCCACGCCCCGCACCGTACGGATCAGGGTCGGCGAGGACGGCACGTCCTCCACCTTCGCGCGCAGCCGCTGCACACAGGCGTCCACCAGCCGGGAGTCACCGAGGTAGTCGTGTTCCCAGACCAGCCGCAGCAACTGCTGCCGGGACAGCGCCTGGCCGGGCCGGCGGCTCAGCTCCAGCAGGAGCCGCAGCTCGGTCGGCGTGAGCTGAAGATCCTCACCGTCCTTGGTGACCGTCATCGCGGAGCGGTCGATGACCACGGTCCCGAAGGTCGCCGAGTCGGTGGACTCGCGCTCGCCCCGGCGCAGCACCGCACGGATACGGGCGTCCAGCACCCGGCCCTGCACGGGTTTCACCACATAGTCGTCCGCGCCGGACTCCAGTCCCACCACGACGTCGATGTCGTCGCTGCGCGCGGTCAGCAGAATGATCGGCAGTTGGTCGGTGCGGCGGATACGCCGGCACACCTCGAAACCGTCGATCCCGGGCAGCATCACATCCAGCACGACCAGGTCGGGCCGCTGCTCCCGCAGCAGGTTCAGGCCGTCCTCTCCTGTCGCCGCGGTGGCCACACGGTGGCCCTGGCGTGACAGCGAGAGTTCGAGGGCCGTGCGGATGGCGTCGTCGTCCTCGATCAGCAACAGGAAAGGCACGTGGGTCATTCTGACCCATGGTGGCGCCTCAGTTCGACAGTTGGAGTCCTCTCATCGTTCCGGCCCGGCCCAACAGGCCCTGTGACAGCCCTGTGACAGTCGCAGGACAACGTGATGAAACTGGCCGGGCAAGCTCGTTGGCACATGGAACGAACGGACTCCACCGATGAGGGGGCGCGAGATGAACGCACTGCACAGCACCAGCTCAAGCGCAGTTGTCACGCGTCTCCACGACGTCGGCCGGAGCCTGGAGAAGTCCGGTGCAACGAGCGGACGGGGGTGCGTTCGCGGCACCGGGCGTCAGCATCCGTCGTACATAACGGTTGTTGACGTGCCCATCGGGGCCAACGGGGGAAAGCACGGGGGAACCGCGTACGGGGAGGTCACGGGGGAGCGGAAGACCGCGGCGGAGACCGAGGACGCCGAAGCGGCGTTCACGGCCTACGTCCAGGAGCGCCGCGCCTCCCTGTACGCAACCGCCTATCACCTGACCGGCGACCGGTTCGAGGCCGAGGACCTGCTGCAGAGCGCCCTCTTCTCGACGTACCGGGCGTGGGACAGGATCAGTGACAAGGCGGCGGTCGGCGGGTATCTCCGCCGCACCATGACCAATCTGCACATCAGCGCCTGGCGCAGGCGCAAGCTCAACGAGTATCCGACCGAGGAGCTGCCGGAGACGGTGGGCGACACGGACGCGATGCGCGGAACGGAACTGCGTGCGGTGCTCTGGCAGGCGCTCGCACGGCTGCCGGAACTCCAGCGCACGATGCTGGTCCTGCGGTACTACGAGGGCCGCACCGATCCGGAGATCGCGTCGATCCTCGACATCAGTGTCGGCACGGTGAAGTCGAGCATCTGGCGGTCGCTCCGCCGGCTGCGCGAGGACGAGGTCCTCAGCTTCGGCCGTGACGAGGAAGAGTCCTTCGGCGAGCTGGTGGCCTGAGGCAACGGGGGAAACGGGGATACGGGGGAAACGGCCGGCGCTTCGGGGGAGGCGGCGGTACGGGGATACGGGGACACGGGGGAACAGGCCGGCGCTTCGGGGGAGGCGACGGTACGGGGAACGCAGCGGGGTCGGACGGGCCGGGGGGTCCTGTCCGGCCCCGTTCGCGTGTCCTGCCGCCGGTGCGGTGCACCGGGCCCGTGCCGCGCGGAGCGGCCCCGGCCCCGGAGGCCGCCCCGAGTGAGGTGCGGAGGCGCCCCGAGGACGCCCCGCGGTGCTTCACCTTCCCGCGGACGCCCTGATGCGCTTCACCTTCCCGCGGACGCTCCGCGGCGGCAGCGGCCCGCAGCAGCCGCGGCCAGTCGGCCCAGGGCCTCGTCCTTGCCGCACGGATACGCGCCCAGCGCCGCCTGCCGGGCCACGATGCGCCGCTCGGCCCGCATCAGACGCCACCCGCGCCGCACCAGGAACGGCACCGATTTGCGCCCCTCGCGCAGATCCCGCAGCAGCCGTCGCCGGAAGGTCGTCGACGGACGGCCGCGCAGACACAGCGCGTCGGCCAGCAGCCCCAGCTCCTGGCAGCGTCCGACGATGTCCGCCGCGAAGATGCCCTCGGCCACGAACAGCGGCGAGCGCTCTATGTGGAACGCCTCCTGGTCCGTGCGGGCGCTGGTGGCGATGTCGTACACCGGCACTTCCGTGCGGCCCGTGCGGCACAGCTCCGCGATGGCCGCCACCGCCGCGTCCGCGTCCCAGGACTGCGCGGAGTCCCAGTCGATGTCCGGGCTGCCCGGGACCTGGGGCAGCGAGGGGTCGTCACCCTCCTTGTAGAAGTCGTCAAGACGCAGCACCGGCAGACCGGTGCGAGCGGCGAGGGACGACTTTCCGGAGCCGGAGGGGCCCGCGAGCAGCACGACGCGGGTCGGGATCGGTTGGGAACTCACAGAACAGAAGTGTGAGGCATTGACCCGCGTAGGGGATCCCTCGGAGGTCTTGTTGGTATCGAGCATCACACCTCAACTACTCTGCGCGCACGGACGATCACACATCCGGACCCGATCAGGTGGGAAAATCATGGGACTTCATGCACGCAAGCCCGCACGTCGCGTTCTGCTGCGCGCCGGTCTGACCATCACCGCGATGGGCGCCGCACTCGGCGCCGGAGCCACGGCCGCCCAGGCGGCACCGCCGCCCTCCGCCCCCGCCAGCGAGGCCGACAGCACCTTCGGGGCGATCACCGACGCCGCCGCGCCCGCACTGACCGGGGCGCTCGGGTACTCGCTCGCCGGGGCCGTCGCGCCCATCACGGATCTTCAGCTCGACCCGCTGGCCGGGACCGGGGTGGACCCGCTGGACAACGCCGTGGGCACCCAGATCGCCGACTTCGCGCCGGTGACCACGGCTGTCGTCACCGACCCGCTGACCAGCGGCGGCGCGCTGAACGATCTGCCCGTGGTGGGCGAGGTCACCGGGTTCATCACCGGCTGATCACGGGCCGGCCGGTCGCGGCCGACGGCACGGCGCAGGGCCGCCCCCCGGGTGAGGGGCGGCCCTGCGGGAAGTGCGTACCTGCCGGGGTGCGACGGGTCAGTACGAGGAGCCGGAGGCGCCCAGGGAACCCGTGGGGTGCCACACCGTCTTGGTCTCCAGGAAGGCCGTCAGCCGGTGCGTACCGGGGTCGGCCGACCAGTCGGCGGAGGTGCCGTCGCCGTCCGCGTCCACAGGCCGGGGACGCAGTACCCGCTTCAGGTTGTCCGCCGCCGCGATCTCCAGCTCCTTCGCCAGCGCCGGGTCGGCGCCCGTCAGGTCGATCGCGTTGACGTCCTGGTGGGAGGCGAGCGGGGCCGCGAGCTCCGCGGTGCGCCCGGACAGGATGTTCACCACACCGCCGGGCAGGTCGGAGGTGGCCAGCACCTCGCCCAGGGAGAGCGCGGGCAGCGGTGCGTCGGCCGAGGCGATGACCACCGCGGTGTTGCCGGTCGCGATCACCGGGGCGATCACCGAGATCAGCCCCAGGAACGACGACTTCTGCGGTGCGAGGACCGTCACCACACCCGTCGGCTCGGGGGTGGAGAGGTTGAAGAACGGGCCGGCCACCGGGTTCGCCCCGCCGACGATCTGGCCGATCTTGTCGGTCCAGCCGGCGTACCAGACCCAGCGGTCGACGGCCGCGTCCACGACGGCCGCCGCCTTGGACTTCGACAGGCCCTCCGCGTCCGCCACTTCCCGTACGAACTGGTCCCTGCGGCCCTCCAGCATCTCGGCGACGCGGTAGAGGACCTGGCCGCGGTTGTACGCGGTCGCGCCCGACCAGCCGCCGAACGCCTTGCGGGCGGCCACGACCGCGTCGCGGGCGTCCTTGCGGGAGGACTGGGGGGCGTTCGCCAGCCAGTTGCCCTTGGAGTCCGTCACCTCGTACACCCGGCCGCTCTCGGAGCGGGGGAACTTGCCCCCGACGTACAGCTTGTAGGTCTTGAAGACACTCAGACGGTTATCGGACATCGAGGTATGCCTCCAGGCCGTGGCGGCCGCCCTCGCGGCCGAAGCCCGACTCCTTGTAGCCGCCGAACGGCGACGTCGGGTCGAACTTGTTGAACGTGTTGGCCCAGACGACGCCCGCCCGGAGCTTGCCCGCCACCGCGAGGATGCGGGAGCCCTTCTCCGTCCAGATGCCGGCCGAGAGGCCGTACTGACTGTTGTTGGCCTTGGCGACCGCCTCGTCCGGGGTGCGGAAGGAGAGGACGGACAGCACGGGGCCGAAGATCTCGTCGCGGGCGACGGTGTGCGCCTGGGTGACGCCGGTGAACAGCGTCGGCGCGAACCAGTAGCCGGCCGAGGGGAGCTCGCAGGGGGCGGACCAGCGCTCGGCGCCCTCCGCCTCGCCCGTCTCGACGAGCGAGGTGATCCGGGCGAGCTGCTCCTGGGAGTTGATCGCACCGATGTCGGTGTTCTTGTCCAGCGGGTCGCCCAGGCGCAGCGTGGACAGCCGGCGCTTCAGGGAGTCCAGCAGCTCGTCCTGGACCGACTCCTGCACGAGGAGCCGGGAGCCCGCGCAGCAGACCTGGCCCTGGTTGAAGAAGATCCCGGTGACGATGCCCTCGACGGCCTGGTCGATCGGGGCGTCGTCGAAGACGATGTTGGCGCCCTTGCCGCCCAGTTCCAGGGTGGCCCGCTTGTCCGTACCGGCGATCTGACGGGCGATGGCCTTGCCGACCGCGGTCGAGCCGGTGAAGGCGACCTTGTTGACGTCCGGGTGCCCGACGAGGGCGGCGCCCGCGTCGCCGTAGCCCGTGAGGATGTTGACGACGCCCTTGGGGAGTCCCGCCTGGCGGCAGATGTCCGCGAAGAAGAGCGCGGAGAGCGGGGTCGTCTCGGCGGGCTTCAGGACCACCGTGTTGCCGGTGGCGAGCGCCGGGGCGATCTTCCACGCGAGCATCAGCAGCGGGAAGTTCCACGGGATGATCTGGCCGGCCACGCCGAGCGGGCGCGGGTTCGCGCCGTAGCCCGCGTGGTCCAGCTTGTCGGCCCAGCCCGCGTAGTAGAAGAAGTGCGCGGCGACCAGCGGGAGGTCCGCGTCGCGGGTCTCCTTGATCGGCTTGCCGTTGTCGAGGGTTTCCAGGACGGCGAGCTCGCGGCTGCGCTCCTGGATGATCCGGGCGATCCGGAACAGGTACTTGGCGCGCTCGGAGCCGGGCAGCGCGGACCACTTCTCGAACGCCCTGCGGGCCGCCTTGACGGCCCGGTCGACGTCGGCCTCGCCCGCCTGCGCGACCTCGGAGAGCACCTCCTCGCTGCTCGGCGAGACGGTCTTGAAGACCTTGCCGTCGGCGGCCTCGGTGAACTCACCGTCGATGAACAGGCCGTACGACGGAGCGATGTCGACGACGGAACGGGATTCCGGCGCCGGTGCGTACTCGAATGCAGATGCCATGGGGATCAGTCCACCGTCACGTAATCGGGGCCGGAGTAACGGCCGGTGCTGAGCTTCTGGCGCTGCATCAGCAGGTCGTTGAGCAGGCTGGAGGCGCCGAACCGGAACCAGTGGTTGTCCAGCCAGTCCTCGCCCGCGGTCTCGTTCACCAGCACCAGGAACTTGATGGCGTCCTTGGAGGTGCGGATGCCGCCGGCGGGCTTCACGCCGATCTGTACGCCGGTCTGCGCCCGGAAGTCGCGCACGGCCTCCAGCATGAGGAGCGTGTTCGCGGGGGTGGCGTTGACCCCGACCTTGCCGGTCGACGTCTTGATGAAGTCCGCGCCCGCCAGCATCCCGAGCCAGGAGGCGCGGCGGATGTTGTCGTACGTGGACAGCTCGCCGGTCTCGAAGATCACCTTCAGGCGGGCGGAGCCGCACTCCGCCTTCACGGCGAGGATCTCCTCGTAGACCTTCAGGAAACGGCCGGAGAGGAAGGCGCCGCGGTCGATCACCATGTCGATCTCGTCGGCCCCGGCCGCCACAGCGTCGCGGACATCCGCGAGCTTGACGTCCAGCGCGGCGCGTCCGGCGGGGAAGGCCGTCGCGACGGACGCCACCTTCACTCCGGAACCCGCCAGCGCGGCGGCGGCGGTCGCCGCCATGTCGGGGTAGACGCAGACCGCGGCGGTGCGCGGAGCCGTGCGGTCGGTGGGGTCGGGGTTGACGGCCTTGGCGGCGAGTGCCCGGACCTTGCCCGGGGTGTCCGC is a genomic window of Streptomyces sp. NBC_01237 containing:
- a CDS encoding PspC domain-containing protein, which encodes MAALARPREGRMIGGVCAALARRFGISAGTMRIIFVASCLLPGPQFLLYLALWALLPSEKSATSATAW
- a CDS encoding VanZ family protein: MDVRQGSGGQTVIRFRAAGVSLLFAHLLFVAWLTLRPLDVPWMTAANFEPLAGIRADLALGPVEAARRIGEGLLLLAPLGVLLPLAGGRLFVSPWVSLVRTVAAGALISLAIELAQTAVPGQVVDIDSLLLNTAGVGLAHLLVVPVCRARLRRREHPGVRDAPRLRDEAPGGPTPTIPRVGIAP
- a CDS encoding HAMP domain-containing sensor histidine kinase produces the protein MSESAKRSLRAGLRWTSLRLRLVVVFALVALTAAVSASGIAYWLNREAVLNRTQDTALGDFRRQMQGTAATLPVRPTKDDLQSAAVRMASSSPGYSVLLVDERDSGKPIVGYSDLDTFTRVNVPDSLQKQVSRKQQLTSGNKFEYHLFWQRTKIAGKPYLVAGTKIIGGGPTGYMLKSLDQEREDLNSLAWSLGIATGLALVGSALLAQAAATTVLRPVQRLGDAARKLGEGKLDTRLVVSGTDELADLSHTFNRTAHSLEKKVADMTAREEASRRFVADMSHELRTPLTAITAVAEVLEDEADSLDPMIAPAVHLVVSETRRLNDLVENLMEVTRFDAGTARLVLDTVDVADQVTACIDARAWLDAVDLDAERGMMVRLDPRRLDVILANLIGNALKHGGSPVRVAVRTEGEELVIEVRDHGPGIPQDVLPHVFDRFYKASASRPRSEGSGLGLSIAMENAHIHGGDITAANSPDGDGAVFVLRLPRDAEELAGPDGTGTDTHGAQGRNEEGEAT
- the afsQ1 gene encoding two-component system response regulator AfsQ1; protein product: MPFLLLIEDDDAIRTALELSLSRQGHRVATAATGEDGLNLLREQRPDLVVLDVMLPGIDGFEVCRRIRRTDQLPIILLTARSDDIDVVVGLESGADDYVVKPVQGRVLDARIRAVLRRGERESTDSATFGTVVIDRSAMTVTKDGEDLQLTPTELRLLLELSRRPGQALSRQQLLRLVWEHDYLGDSRLVDACVQRLRAKVEDVPSSPTLIRTVRGVGYRLDSPQ
- a CDS encoding SigE family RNA polymerase sigma factor; the encoded protein is MNALHSTSSSAVVTRLHDVGRSLEKSGATSGRGCVRGTGRQHPSYITVVDVPIGANGGKHGGTAYGEVTGERKTAAETEDAEAAFTAYVQERRASLYATAYHLTGDRFEAEDLLQSALFSTYRAWDRISDKAAVGGYLRRTMTNLHISAWRRRKLNEYPTEELPETVGDTDAMRGTELRAVLWQALARLPELQRTMLVLRYYEGRTDPEIASILDISVGTVKSSIWRSLRRLREDEVLSFGRDEEESFGELVA
- a CDS encoding uridine kinase, which translates into the protein MLDTNKTSEGSPTRVNASHFCSVSSQPIPTRVVLLAGPSGSGKSSLAARTGLPVLRLDDFYKEGDDPSLPQVPGSPDIDWDSAQSWDADAAVAAIAELCRTGRTEVPVYDIATSARTDQEAFHIERSPLFVAEGIFAADIVGRCQELGLLADALCLRGRPSTTFRRRLLRDLREGRKSVPFLVRRGWRLMRAERRIVARQAALGAYPCGKDEALGRLAAAAAGRCRRGASAGR
- a CDS encoding aldehyde dehydrogenase family protein, which produces MSDNRLSVFKTYKLYVGGKFPRSESGRVYEVTDSKGNWLANAPQSSRKDARDAVVAARKAFGGWSGATAYNRGQVLYRVAEMLEGRRDQFVREVADAEGLSKSKAAAVVDAAVDRWVWYAGWTDKIGQIVGGANPVAGPFFNLSTPEPTGVVTVLAPQKSSFLGLISVIAPVIATGNTAVVIASADAPLPALSLGEVLATSDLPGGVVNILSGRTAELAAPLASHQDVNAIDLTGADPALAKELEIAAADNLKRVLRPRPVDADGDGTSADWSADPGTHRLTAFLETKTVWHPTGSLGASGSSY
- a CDS encoding aldehyde dehydrogenase family protein, translated to MASAFEYAPAPESRSVVDIAPSYGLFIDGEFTEAADGKVFKTVSPSSEEVLSEVAQAGEADVDRAVKAARRAFEKWSALPGSERAKYLFRIARIIQERSRELAVLETLDNGKPIKETRDADLPLVAAHFFYYAGWADKLDHAGYGANPRPLGVAGQIIPWNFPLLMLAWKIAPALATGNTVVLKPAETTPLSALFFADICRQAGLPKGVVNILTGYGDAGAALVGHPDVNKVAFTGSTAVGKAIARQIAGTDKRATLELGGKGANIVFDDAPIDQAVEGIVTGIFFNQGQVCCAGSRLLVQESVQDELLDSLKRRLSTLRLGDPLDKNTDIGAINSQEQLARITSLVETGEAEGAERWSAPCELPSAGYWFAPTLFTGVTQAHTVARDEIFGPVLSVLSFRTPDEAVAKANNSQYGLSAGIWTEKGSRILAVAGKLRAGVVWANTFNKFDPTSPFGGYKESGFGREGGRHGLEAYLDVR
- the deoC gene encoding deoxyribose-phosphate aldolase translates to MPTTAPAFSDATASDSALRRFLFGLPGVDAVGLEARAASLGTRSIKTTAKAYAIDLAISMIDLTTLEGADTPGKVRALAAKAVNPDPTDRTAPRTAAVCVYPDMAATAAAALAGSGVKVASVATAFPAGRAALDVKLADVRDAVAAGADEIDMVIDRGAFLSGRFLKVYEEILAVKAECGSARLKVIFETGELSTYDNIRRASWLGMLAGADFIKTSTGKVGVNATPANTLLMLEAVRDFRAQTGVQIGVKPAGGIRTSKDAIKFLVLVNETAGEDWLDNHWFRFGASSLLNDLLMQRQKLSTGRYSGPDYVTVD